The DNA segment CGCCCAGATCGCCGGCTTGGTGTTTGGCGGCTATCCGGCCGCGCAAAAAAGTACTCGGCAGATTCAGGCATCCAGTGGCCTGTTCTATGAAGTGTTTCGCAAGCATGACGCGGGCAATCTACTGCTGGGTCAGGCGCGCGATGAAGTGTTGCGCGAGGAGTTGGAGATCGAACGGCTGCACCGGCAACTGCTGAAGATGAGCAGGTTGCGCTTGGATTTACGCGCGCTGCGCCGGCCCGGGCCGCTGGCGTTTGCACTATTGGTCGAAGGCATGCGCGAGACGTTGAGCACCGAGAAACTGGCCGATCGCATTGCGCGGATGGTCGCTGATTTGGAAAAAATGGCAGATAGAGGCTGAGGAGGCGCCAAATCGATGAGCTACCAAGCGTTGGACATCGTCAACGATCCTGAAGGAGTGTCATGGGCCAGCACCTGGTAATCGAACACTGTGGCGAAACCCTCTGGCTGCTACCGGACAAGGCCCTGTATTGGCCTGCCCGACGCGCCTTGCTGGTGGCCGACGTGCACATCGGCAAAGCCGCAAGCTTTCGCGCGCTGCATCAACCGGTGCCTCGCGGCACCACCGACGCCACGCTTGCCCGACTGGATGTATTGCTCAATACCTACGATTGCGAGCAGTTGATCGTGCTGGGCGACTTTCTCCATGCGCGCCCGGCGCGCGCACCGACCATCGTCGCCAAGCTCACGGCTTGGCGCCAGCGTCATCGCCACCTGCGCATGGTGTTGGTACGCGGCAATCACGACCGCCACGCTGGGGATCCACCAGCAGAGCTGGGCATCGCGATCAAGGATGAACCCTGGCTTCTGCCGCCCTTCGCCTTGCAGCACGAACCGACCGCGAACCCGACCCACCCCGTGTTGGCGGGGCACATACATCCGGTCTTCATTCTGCGCGGCAAAGCCCGTCAGCGCTTGCGCCTGCCGTGTTTTCTGATTGACGAACAGGTCAGCTTATTGCCCGCCTTTGGTGAATTCACCGGCGGCTGGACAGTCGAGCCGCATGCCGCCACCCGCGTGTTTCTCGCGGGGGCTGAGCAGGTCTGGGCGCTGCAGCGCTGATCAGGCTACAGGGGCTGGAGGCGGCTCATCGGGCAGGGTTGGCTCGCCCGGTTCCATCGGTGGATGCTCACCAGGTTCGGGCGGCTGCGGGGTGTCTGGATCAGGCTGGTGCGGCACGCCACCGGCTTGCAGCGGCGGATGGGCCAGCAGTGACCATGCAAGCAACCCGATCTGATTGGGCTGCAGGACGGCCAGCTTCGCACTGATTGCGGGATTGAGTTTCATAGACAGCTCCTGACGAGAGCCAGCGCACGTCATGCGCGCTGGAACTGTTCACTCGTTGGAGTGCCAGGCAGGGCAGGAATTCCCCGCGCTCGTCGGCTCAGGTGCGCGGCAGGGTGACGCCACGCTGGCCCTGGTACTTGCCACCGCGGTCCTTGTAGGACACTTCACACTCTTCGTCGGACTCCAGGAACAGCATCTGCGCCACGCCTTCATTGGCGTAGATCTTCGCCGGCAGCGTGGTGGTGTTGGAGAACTCGAGGGTTACATGGCCTTCCCACTCGGGCTCGAGCGGGGTGACGTTGACGATGATGCCGCAGCGGGCATAGGTGCTCTTGCCCAGGCAGATGGTCAGCACATTGCGTGGAATGCGGAAGTATTCGACGGTGCGGGCCAAGGCAAAGGAGTTCGGCGGGATGATGCAGACGTCGCTCTTGACGTCGACAAAGCTGCCGGCATCGAAGTTCTTCGGATCGACGGTGGCCGAATTGATGTTGGTGAAGACTTTGAATTCGTCAGCGCAGCGTACGTCGTAGCCATAGCTGGAGACGCCGAAGGAGATCACCCGGCTGTCTGCCTCGCCGCGCATCTGGCGCTCGACGAACGGTTCGATCATGCCGTGTTCCTGCGCCATGCGGCGAATCCACTTATCCGATTTGATGCTCATGGCGGGGGGTGTCCTGAGAGTGCGAGGTAAAAAACAAGATGCGCATCTTACCGGTCCCGGCGTCTGGGTTAAAGTTCCATGCCGTATCCCGCGCCGGACGGGGCTTGCGGCCGCCGTCGATCCGAATTTCATCAAACCGGCTTTTGACCATTGGCAGGTCGCGGAAAGTGGGTTAAGGTGACGCCACTGTGCTGCACGTGACACCGAGAATCTCTAGTTTGATGCACGATTTCCATCGGCCCATCGCTGAATTTTCCTACTCTTTGCACTCAGTCCGGCCAGGGCGTTTCCTGTGCCGAAATTTACTTTGTCCAAGGAGACAGACACATGTCCAACCGTCAATCCGGTACCGTCAAGTGGTTCAACGATGAGAAAGGCTACGGCTTCATCACCCCTCAGTCGGGTGACGACCTGTTCGTGCACTTCAAAGCCATCCAAGCTGACGGCTTCAAGACCCTGAAAGAAGGCCAAGCTGTTACTTTCGTCGCTACCCGCGGCCAGAAAGGCATGCAGGCTGAAGAAGTTCAACTGGCCTAATCCAGTTTAGCTTCAAGAAAAACCCGCCTTTTGGCGGGTTTTTTTGTGCCTGCAAAAACATCCAGCTGCTGGGCAAGTAGGAGCGGGCTGGCCTACGACAGCGTCAGCACGTGCGACGCTATCGCGGGGCAAGCCCGCTCCCACGGTCAGTCTTCGCTGATGGTGATGTTGGGCATTGCCGGTGCTGCGGCTTCCTGCTGCACGATCCGCGCACCGACGTGCCGCGCCAGCTCTTGATAGACCATGGCGATCTGGCTTTCCGGTTCAGCGATCGCAGTTGGCTTGCCGCTATCGGCCTGCTCACGGATCAGCATCGACAGCGGCAGCGAGGCCAGCACTTCGACCCCGTATTGGGCGGCCAGCTTGGCGCCACCGCCTTCACCGAACAGATGCTCGGCATGCCCGCAGTTCGAGCAGATATGCACGGCCATGTTCTCGACCACGCCCAGCACCGGAATGTTGACCTTGCGGAACATTTCCACGCCCTTCCTGGCATCGAGCAGCGCCAGGTCTTGCGGGGTGGTGACGATCACCGAACCTGCCACCGGCACTTTCTGCGCCAGGGTCAGCTGGATGTCCCCGGTGCCGGGTGGCATGTCGATCACCAGGTAATCGAGATCATCCCAGGCGGTCTGGGTCACCAGTTGCAGCAGCGCCCCGGACACCATCGGACCGCGCCAGACCATCGGCGTGTTGTCGTCGGTCAGAAACGCCATGGACATCACTTCAACACCGTGGGCCTTGAGCGGCACGAACCACTTCTGGTCACGGATCTGCGGCCGGGTGCCTTCGGCGATGCCGAACATCACCCCTTGGCTCGGGCCATAGATGTCGGCGTCCAGGATACCTACCCGAGCACCTTCGCGGGCCAGGGCCAAGGCGAGGTTGGCGGCGGTGGTCGATTTACCCACCCCTCCCTTGCCCGATGCCACGGCAATGATGTTCTTGACGTTGGCCATGCCTGGGACTTGGGCCTGGGCCTTGTGCGCAGCGATCACGCAGTCGATGGCCACGTGCGCAGCCTCCACCCCGTCAAGATTGCCAATGGCCGTTTCCAATACCTGGGCCCAGCCGTTCTTGAACAGGCCTGCGGCATAGCCCAGCTGCAGCTGGACCTTGACCTGCCCGCCCTGGATATCGATGGCGCGCACGCAACCGGCACTGACCGGGTCTTGGTTCAGGTATGGGTCGGTGTACTGGCGGAGCACGCCTTCGACGGCGGCACGTGTGACGGCACTCATGGAGACTCCCATTGGCAAACTGAATGTGGAACAGACGCTTATGCTAACCCGTCAATCGTCTAGAGATGCGTGCTTGGGGTGAAATATATTCGCCAGCCCTTTATAGTGGCCGATCATCCATTTTTTTCCGTAGCCAGATAAGTAGCCGAGCCACCATGTCCGAGCCACGTCAGATTCTCGTCACCAGCGCCCTGCCCTATGCCAATGGTTCTATCCACCTTGGCCATATGCTGGAGTACATCCAGACGGATATGTGGGTTCGCTTCCAGAAGCTACGTGGCAACCAGTGCATCTATGTCTGCGCTGACGATGCCCATGGCTCGGCGATCATGCTGCGTGCCGAAAAAGAAGGCATCACCCCTGAGCAGTTGATTGCCAACGTCCAGGCCGAGCACAGCGGCGACTTCGCTGAGTTCTTGGTCGACTTCGACAACTTCCACTCGACCCACAGCGAAGAAAACCGCGAGCTGTCGAGCCTGATCTACACCCGTCTGCGCGAAGCCGGCCACATCGCCAATCGCTCGGTCACCCAGTATTTCGACCCTGAGAAGGGCATGTTCCTGGCCGACCGCTTCATCAAGGGCACCTGCCCTAAATGCGCGGCCGAAGACCAGTACGGCGACAACTGCGAAAAGTGCGGCGCCACCTACGCGCCAACCGAGCTGAAGAACCCCAAGTCGGCCATCTCTGGTGCCACTCCGGTCCTTAAAGACTCCCAGCACTTCTTCTTCAAGCTGCCAGACTTCCAGGCCATGCTGCAGCAATGGACCCGCAGCGGCACCTTGCAGGATGCGGTCGCCAACAAACTCGCCGAATGGTTGGACTCGGGCCTGCAAGAGTGGGACATCTCCCGCGATGCGCCGTACTTCGGCTTCGAGATCCCCGGCGAGCCTGGCAAGTACTTCTATGTCTGGCTGGACGCACCGATCGGCTACATGGCCAGCTTCAAGAACCTCTGCGCACGCCGTCCGGAACTGGACTTCGATGCGTTCTGGAAAGAAGACTCCAGCGCCGAGCTGTACCACTTCATCGGCAAGGACATCGTCAACTTCCACGCCCTGTTCTGGCCAGCCATGCTTGAAGGCGCAGGCTTCCGCAAGCCTACCGCGATCAACGTGCACGGATACCTGACCGTCAACGGCGCGAAGATGTCCAAGTCGCGCGGCACCTTCATCAAGGCGCGCACCTACCTCGATCACCTGGCCCCGGAATACCTGCGCTACTACTACGCATCCAAGCTGGGCCGTGGCGTCGATGACCTGGACCTGAACCTGGAAGACTTCGTGCAGAAGGTCAACTCTGACCTGGTCGGCAAAGTGGTGAACATCGCCAGCCGCTGCGCAGGCTTCATCCACAAGGGCAACGAAGGTGTACTGGTAGCGGGCGACGCCGCGCCGGAGCTGAGCGAGGCGTTCCTCGCCGCGGCGCCGTCGATCGCCGAAGCCTATGAAGCGCGCGATTTTGCCCGCGCCATGCGCGAGATCATGGGCCTGGCCGACCGTGCCAACGCCTGGATCGCCGACAAAGCACCATGGTCGCTGGCCAAGCAAGAAGGTAAACAGGACGAAGTGCAGGCGATCTGCGCCCAGGGCGTCAACCTGTTCCGTCAGCTGGTGATCTTCCTCAAACCAGTACTGCCGGTATTGGCAGCCGACGCCGAGGCGTTCCTGAATGTCGCACCGCTGACCTGGAACGATCACCTGTCGCGCCTGGAAAACCATCAGTTGAACGCCTTCAAACCGCTGATGAGCCGGATCGAGCCAGCCAAGGTCGAAGCCATGGTCGCCGCCAGCAAGGAAGACCTGCTCGCCTCGCAGACTTCCAGCGCACCTGCCGGTAACGGCGAGCTGAGCAAAGAGCCACTGTCGGCAGAAATCGAGTTCGATACCTTCGCCGCCGTCGACCTGCGCGTAGCGTTGATCGTCAAGGCCGAGGCTGTACCAGGCGCTGACAAGCTGCTGCAACTGACCCTGGACATCGGTGACGAGCGTCGTAACGTGTTCTCCGGCATCAAGTCGGCCTACCCTGACCCGTCCAAGCTGGAAGGCCGCCTGACCATGATGGTCGCCAACCTCAAGCCGCGTAAAATGCGCTTTGGCATGTCCGAAGGGATGGTCATGGCTGCCGGCCCTGGCGGTGAAGAAATCTACCTGCTCAGCCCAGACAGCGGCGCCAAGCCGGGTCAACGCATCAAGTAAGTCTCCAGCCCCGGTCTTTGCGCCGGGGCTTTTTCATTCCCCACCCTAGTGCCGGATATACTCAGTGCAGCCCACGGTTTTTCGGCATTCTCATGAGCGACTACGTCCTGGTTCTGGTCAGCGCTGCGCTGATCAATCACCTGTTCCTGCACAAGGGCGCTGCCTCGCGCCTGCAAGTGCATGCGTTCGGCCTCTCCAGCGCAGTGCTGATACTACTTGGGCTGCTCGGCGCGAAGCTGCTCGAAAGCCTCATCTTCACACCATTGCAGATACAGAACCTGGAACTGTTGGCGCTGCTGCCGCTGCTGGCAAGTATTGCCTGGGGCTGGCCAACCCTGCTTGCCCGCCTAAGGCCCGCATGGCCCATCGCAGAGATGCGCCCGGCATTGCTGGTGAATGTAACGCCCCTTGGCTTGGCCTTGCAGCTTAGCGCCGAGCGCAGTGACTGGGTGACGACCCTAGGCTGGGGGCTGACCGGTGGGCTAGGATTTTGGCTGGCGCTGGCTTTGTTCGACGACCTGCGCCAGCGCTGCCAGCATGAAGACGTGCCCGTCACCTTGCGCGGCCTGCCCATCGAGCTGTTGGCCGCCGGGGTCATGGCCATGGCGTTTTCTGGCCTCAATGGATTGTTCACAACATGACCCAGGCGCCTGACCCACGACTGCGCACGGCCATGGGGCTGGTGCTGCTGGCCTGCGTACCGGGCCTGCTGGCACTGCTCTGGCTACAGGGTTGGGGCGTACTGTTCAATCTGATCTTGTGCGCCTGCGCTGCCAGCGCCAGCGAAGCCTTGCTACTCAAGCTGCGCGGGCAACAGCTGTTGCCTTCGCTAGTCGATGGCAGCGCCTTGGTCACGGCAGTGCTACTGGCAGCAGCCTTACCGCCCTATGCGCCGTGGTGGCTTCCAGTGCTTGGCGCAAGTGTCGCCATCGGCATTGGCAAGCAAGCCTTTGGCGGAGTTGGACGCAACCTGTTCAACCCGGCAATGGTCGGTTACGCCTTCGTGCTCTTGAGCTTCCCGCTGCAGATGAACCACTGGCCAGGTCCAATACCGGGATTACCAGAAAGCCTGCAACTGGTGTTTGGCAACGCCAGCATCGATGCCTGGGCCCAGCCCACCGCACTCGATGGCCTGCGCCACAACCGCAGCTTGACCGTCGAAGAGCTGTTTGCCAGGCATCCTGGGTTTGGCAGCATTGGCGCCCGCCCTGGCGAATGGGTCAACCTGGCGTTTCTGCTCGGTGGGTTGTTTTTGCTGCAGCGCAAGGTCTTCAGCTGGCACGCGCCAGTGGGCCTACTGGGTGGGCTGTTGGTGTTCAGCCTGCTAGGCTGGAACGGTTCGGGCTCCGACTCCAATGGCTCACCGCTGCTGCACCTGTTCAGCGGCTCGACCATGCTGGCCGCCTTCTTTATCGCTACCGAGCCCGTGTCCGGCCCCAAGCCTGCGCTGGCGCGGCTATTGTTCGGCATAGGTGCAGGGTTGTTGATCTATCTGATCAGGACTTGGGGCAACTACCCTGACGGCAGCGCCTTCGCCATTTTGCTAATGAACCTTGCAGTGCCGTCCCTCGAACGTCTGGCGATGCGCCGGCAGCAGGCCGCTTCATGAACAGCGTGGCACGCCAGGCCTTGATGCTGACACTGGTCGGCGGTTTGTCACTGGCGGTGGCCGTGGCCTGGTGGCAGCTCACAGAAGAACCCATCGAGCACGCACAGCGCGAGTTGCAGAGCCGTCAGTGGCTGGCGGTATTGCCGGCTGATAGCTACGACAACGATCCTTTGCAGGCCCCACTGCACCTGGAAGATACGCAGCTTGCCCACAGCCAGCTACTTGCAGGCTTTCGCGCCACCCTGTCGGCAAAACCGGTAGCAGTGGTGTTACGCAGCCGCACTCAAGGCTATGCCGGGCCGATAGAGCTGGCTATTGCCATTGCTGCAAATGGGCGCCTGCTCGGCATTGAGGTTTTGCACCAGCAGGAAAGCCCTGGCCTAGGTGATCGCCTGGTCGACCCAGCATTGCGCTGGCTGGATCAATTTATCGGCCGCACGCACTCGGATGCCTGGGCGATCAAACGTGATCAGGGGGATTTCGATCAGCTGGCAGGGGCTACGGTTACTTCTCGCGCGGTGATTGATGCCTTGCAAGATGCCCTGCGCTACTTCGACGAACGCCGCGCTTCCCTGATCGAGGGCAATCCTGATGAATAGGTTGTGGTTTTTCAGCGTCAGTTTGCTGCCCCTGCTAGGCGCGACCCGCACACTGCTCCAGGCGGCGGCAATCTGCGGCTGTGCGGTTTTGCTGATGGTTTCTCATCAAGCCTTGTTGACGCCCTTGAGCCGGCAGCTCAGCGGTTACCCCTACCTGCTGGCGAGCGTACTGCTGATCGCAGCACTGACCAGCTGCCTACATATGAGCCTGCATGCCTGGGCACTACCGCTGGCCTTGGCGCTCGGTCACTACCCGCTATTGCTCAGCGTGCAATGCCTGGCAGCCGATCATCTGTTACCCCAGCAAGCACGATGGCGCTCATTGGCCCTGCATCTAGCTGGCTTCGTCACAGCCGGCCTATTGCTCGGTGCGCTGCGCCAGTGGCTGACAAGCAGCACTGATCTGTACCTGGCCAATCTGGCTCCAGGTGCATTGATACTGCTCGGCCTACTGCTTGCCTTGTACAATCGCCTGCGTCCGGGGCCTGCCCCTTCACGTCGTCAAGGAATTCGTTGACCCCATGAATGCTGCCAAACGCCTGGAGATTTTTCGCAGGCTGCACGAAGACAATCCTGATCCGAAGACTGAACTGGCCTACACCACGCCCTTCGAGCTGCTCATCGCAGTGATCCTGTCTGCCCAAGCCACTGATGTCGGGGTCAACAAGGCCACTGCTCGCCTGTATCCGGTTGCCAATACACCTGAGGCGATCTATGCGCTGGGGGTCGAAGGCTTGAGCGAGTACATCCGCACCATCGGCCTGTTCAACAGCAAAGCCAAGAACGTTATCGAGACCTGTCGTTTGTTGATTGAGCTGCATGGCAGCGAGGTGCCGCAAACTCGTGAAGCGCTCGAAGCACTCCCCGGAGTTGGCCGCAAGACCGCCAATGTGGTGCTTAATACCGCTTTCCGCCAACCGGCGATGGCTGTCGACACGCATATCTTTCGGGTCAGCAATCGAACGGGTATCGCACCGGGCAAGACCGTGCTGGAAGTGGAAAAGAAACTGATGAAATTCGTTCCCAAAGATTACCTGCTCGATGCCCATCACTGGCTGATCCTGCACGGCCGCTATGTCTGCCAGGCGCGCAAGCCGCGCTGTGGTAGCTGTCGGATCGAGGACCTGTGCGAGTACAAGCACAAGACCTCCGATGATTGAGCCGATAGGTGAAAACACCGTCGTACGATTGAAAAAATCTTTTTTACCGCGATCGAGTTTCTCGTTATAAGGACGCCCAATGGCCCTTTGGCTTGGAGTAACTCATGAGCACCGATAAAGACGAGCTGTCGATCGACGATGATTTCACCGCTTCCGCTGATGACGAAGCAGAGCCTCAAGTGGAAACCGCAAAGACCAACCTGAGTAAACGCCGCACCATTGATAACATGCTCGAGGAGCGCCGCCTGCAACGCCAGCTGTCCGACTACGACTACGACTTGTAGCGCATCGAATTTTTACTTTACGCAAGCCTGCAGGTGGGGCTGCGTTGCAGCCCAATCGCAGGCTGCGCCAGCTC comes from the Pseudomonas urmiensis genome and includes:
- the pdeM gene encoding ligase-associated DNA damage response endonuclease PdeM, which encodes MGQHLVIEHCGETLWLLPDKALYWPARRALLVADVHIGKAASFRALHQPVPRGTTDATLARLDVLLNTYDCEQLIVLGDFLHARPARAPTIVAKLTAWRQRHRHLRMVLVRGNHDRHAGDPPAELGIAIKDEPWLLPPFALQHEPTANPTHPVLAGHIHPVFILRGKARQRLRLPCFLIDEQVSLLPAFGEFTGGWTVEPHAATRVFLAGAEQVWALQR
- the dcd gene encoding dCTP deaminase yields the protein MSIKSDKWIRRMAQEHGMIEPFVERQMRGEADSRVISFGVSSYGYDVRCADEFKVFTNINSATVDPKNFDAGSFVDVKSDVCIIPPNSFALARTVEYFRIPRNVLTICLGKSTYARCGIIVNVTPLEPEWEGHVTLEFSNTTTLPAKIYANEGVAQMLFLESDEECEVSYKDRGGKYQGQRGVTLPRT
- a CDS encoding cold-shock protein; its protein translation is MSNRQSGTVKWFNDEKGYGFITPQSGDDLFVHFKAIQADGFKTLKEGQAVTFVATRGQKGMQAEEVQLA
- the apbC gene encoding iron-sulfur cluster carrier protein ApbC, with protein sequence MSAVTRAAVEGVLRQYTDPYLNQDPVSAGCVRAIDIQGGQVKVQLQLGYAAGLFKNGWAQVLETAIGNLDGVEAAHVAIDCVIAAHKAQAQVPGMANVKNIIAVASGKGGVGKSTTAANLALALAREGARVGILDADIYGPSQGVMFGIAEGTRPQIRDQKWFVPLKAHGVEVMSMAFLTDDNTPMVWRGPMVSGALLQLVTQTAWDDLDYLVIDMPPGTGDIQLTLAQKVPVAGSVIVTTPQDLALLDARKGVEMFRKVNIPVLGVVENMAVHICSNCGHAEHLFGEGGGAKLAAQYGVEVLASLPLSMLIREQADSGKPTAIAEPESQIAMVYQELARHVGARIVQQEAAAPAMPNITISED
- the metG gene encoding methionine--tRNA ligase, with the protein product MSEPRQILVTSALPYANGSIHLGHMLEYIQTDMWVRFQKLRGNQCIYVCADDAHGSAIMLRAEKEGITPEQLIANVQAEHSGDFAEFLVDFDNFHSTHSEENRELSSLIYTRLREAGHIANRSVTQYFDPEKGMFLADRFIKGTCPKCAAEDQYGDNCEKCGATYAPTELKNPKSAISGATPVLKDSQHFFFKLPDFQAMLQQWTRSGTLQDAVANKLAEWLDSGLQEWDISRDAPYFGFEIPGEPGKYFYVWLDAPIGYMASFKNLCARRPELDFDAFWKEDSSAELYHFIGKDIVNFHALFWPAMLEGAGFRKPTAINVHGYLTVNGAKMSKSRGTFIKARTYLDHLAPEYLRYYYASKLGRGVDDLDLNLEDFVQKVNSDLVGKVVNIASRCAGFIHKGNEGVLVAGDAAPELSEAFLAAAPSIAEAYEARDFARAMREIMGLADRANAWIADKAPWSLAKQEGKQDEVQAICAQGVNLFRQLVIFLKPVLPVLAADAEAFLNVAPLTWNDHLSRLENHQLNAFKPLMSRIEPAKVEAMVAASKEDLLASQTSSAPAGNGELSKEPLSAEIEFDTFAAVDLRVALIVKAEAVPGADKLLQLTLDIGDERRNVFSGIKSAYPDPSKLEGRLTMMVANLKPRKMRFGMSEGMVMAAGPGGEEIYLLSPDSGAKPGQRIK
- a CDS encoding Rnf-Nqr domain containing protein produces the protein MSDYVLVLVSAALINHLFLHKGAASRLQVHAFGLSSAVLILLGLLGAKLLESLIFTPLQIQNLELLALLPLLASIAWGWPTLLARLRPAWPIAEMRPALLVNVTPLGLALQLSAERSDWVTTLGWGLTGGLGFWLALALFDDLRQRCQHEDVPVTLRGLPIELLAAGVMAMAFSGLNGLFTT
- a CDS encoding RnfABCDGE type electron transport complex subunit D; protein product: MTQAPDPRLRTAMGLVLLACVPGLLALLWLQGWGVLFNLILCACAASASEALLLKLRGQQLLPSLVDGSALVTAVLLAAALPPYAPWWLPVLGASVAIGIGKQAFGGVGRNLFNPAMVGYAFVLLSFPLQMNHWPGPIPGLPESLQLVFGNASIDAWAQPTALDGLRHNRSLTVEELFARHPGFGSIGARPGEWVNLAFLLGGLFLLQRKVFSWHAPVGLLGGLLVFSLLGWNGSGSDSNGSPLLHLFSGSTMLAAFFIATEPVSGPKPALARLLFGIGAGLLIYLIRTWGNYPDGSAFAILLMNLAVPSLERLAMRRQQAAS
- a CDS encoding RnfABCDGE type electron transport complex subunit G; the protein is MNSVARQALMLTLVGGLSLAVAVAWWQLTEEPIEHAQRELQSRQWLAVLPADSYDNDPLQAPLHLEDTQLAHSQLLAGFRATLSAKPVAVVLRSRTQGYAGPIELAIAIAANGRLLGIEVLHQQESPGLGDRLVDPALRWLDQFIGRTHSDAWAIKRDQGDFDQLAGATVTSRAVIDALQDALRYFDERRASLIEGNPDE
- a CDS encoding Rnf-Nqr domain containing protein, yielding MNRLWFFSVSLLPLLGATRTLLQAAAICGCAVLLMVSHQALLTPLSRQLSGYPYLLASVLLIAALTSCLHMSLHAWALPLALALGHYPLLLSVQCLAADHLLPQQARWRSLALHLAGFVTAGLLLGALRQWLTSSTDLYLANLAPGALILLGLLLALYNRLRPGPAPSRRQGIR
- the nth gene encoding endonuclease III; amino-acid sequence: MNAAKRLEIFRRLHEDNPDPKTELAYTTPFELLIAVILSAQATDVGVNKATARLYPVANTPEAIYALGVEGLSEYIRTIGLFNSKAKNVIETCRLLIELHGSEVPQTREALEALPGVGRKTANVVLNTAFRQPAMAVDTHIFRVSNRTGIAPGKTVLEVEKKLMKFVPKDYLLDAHHWLILHGRYVCQARKPRCGSCRIEDLCEYKHKTSDD
- a CDS encoding PA3496 family putative envelope integrity protein, which encodes MSTDKDELSIDDDFTASADDEAEPQVETAKTNLSKRRTIDNMLEERRLQRQLSDYDYDL